A region of the Paracholeplasma morum genome:
TGCAATAAATCCGAATAAAAAAGGTTGAATCCGCTTGGTGCATATAAATCCGAAAGTGAATAATCACCTATCGTATATTTCATGCTATCGAGCATTTCTTTATCTTGAATCAGTCTATAGAAAGATCTATTTACAGGCGTTTCAACAGGTAAAGCCGCTTCAATATCCTTTACTAAGGCGTCGCATGATTCATCTTTTTTGGATGTTATTAATAACCCGTTTAAGGTATAAGGTATAAACACATTGATTTGTTTTAGTCCATAAGGTTTTTTTTCGTAATTTCCAAGCATATTATCACCTATAAAAATTATACATAAAATGGCTTAAAAAAGCAAAGAAAACAAACAAAAAAGGCATAAATATGCCTTTTATAGTTTACGTAGTTTGATTGCTTTGTTTTTATACTTTTTACCAGCTAACTGAAGGATTCTATTCGAAGCCATTCTGTTTAATTGGAATACTGTTTTAGTATCTCCAATCGTGATATCGCCAATATTTCCTGAGTATAAGTCGGCTTCTTTCTTGAATAAATCAATTAGACTAACTGCTCTAATTTGATCTTGCTTACCGAAGTTGATTTCATATTCGACAAAGTCGCGTACTCTTCCACTTCCTGAGGTTCCATTTGAAGATTGTGGTCTTCTTGGTGCACCATTTTGCTCTCTACGTCCATTGGATTTAGAATCAAATTCACGTCTTGGCTTAACATCTGCTGGAATTTCACGGTAAACTTTTTCAGTTTCATCAATCGTTAAAGTCATTAACGCATTGATGATGTCAATGCCATCGTATCCATCGGATAATAGCTTTTGAATTACTATTTCATAACGATTTTCACGTTTTGCAGTAATCATATCTACGATTTGATTGTAAATACCTTTGATTTTCACTGCATGAATATCGTCGATTGAAGGAATTTCCTTCAATTCTAGCGGCTGTTTTGTGAAGTACTCAAGTTCTTTGATTCTGCGTCTGTTCCATGCATTAGATAAAGTGATTGCATAACCGCTCTTCCCTGCACGTCCAGTTCTACCAATTCTGTGAACGTAAACTTCTAATTCTTGTGGAATATCGTAGTTTATGATGGCTTCAACATCATTGATGTCAAGCCCACGTGCTGCAACGTCAGTAGCAACTAAGATTTTCACTTGATTATTTCTAAACGCGTTCATTACACGGTCTCTTTGAAGTTGTTTCAAATCTCCATGTAAAGCATCAGCATTATAACCAAGGTTTTGAAGGTAGCTGACTAAATCGTCGACACCTTTCTTGGTATTAGCGAAAATGATAATCGATCTAAAATGATAAAAATCTAGTAATCTGACTAGTAGGTCATCTTTGTAGTCTTTTTTCACTTCATAATACACTTGTTTGATCTTTTCAACGGTTAATGTCTTAGCTTCGATCTTAATGTGTACTGGATCTTTTTGGTAGCTTGAAGCAACCTTTTTGATAAATGGTGGCATAGTAGCCGAGAATAAAACAGTCTGTCTTTCTCTTGGTGTATCTTTTAAAATAGTTTCTAAGTCTTCTTGGAAGCCCATTTTAAGCATTTCATCGGCTTCATCCATAACAAGCATTTGCAAATCACTGAAGTTCAATGTGCCTCTGTTCATGTGATCGATAATACGACCAGGTGTTCCGATAATAATTTGTGGTCTATCTTTTAGACTTCTAATTTGTCTGTCGATAGACTGTCCACCGTAAACCACGGTAGCTCTGATTTTGCGCGAATATCTTATAAGTTTTAAGAACTCTGCATATACTTGCAGAGACAGTTCTCTGGTAGGTAATAATATCAGCGCTTGAATATTTGGGTTGTCCAAATCAATTTTCTCTACAATTGGAATCGCGAATGAAAATGTCTTGCCTGTCCCGGTTTGCGCTTGTCCAATCATATCTTTCCCAGCTCTTACGACTGGAATGGATGCTGCCTGAATTTCAGTTGGATGCGTGAACTCTAATTGGTCAATCGCCTTTTGAACATCAGGTAGTAAATCTAAGTCTTTAAATGTAATCAATGTTTTTCCTCAATTCTTAATTAATACTTAAATACTATATCATAGATATATCTTATTTCCTAATCATTTTGCCTATATATGTGAATAAAAGTGCTTTCAAGCAAAATGAATTCATAACATTCACAAAAAGCCTAGCAATCATTAAAAAAAGTCCAAAAAATGGACTTAAAATACATAATAATACCTAGAAAGGTGTGAGAACAAAAAATTGTTACAGTGGGTATAATCAAGTGATGTTTTGTGATTCCTAACTATAATTTAGGCTTTCAACCCCACATACTCTCAAATCCCGTTTCGGATGGTTGGGTTCCACAGCTTACCTTCTAGGCACTTATATTTTATCATTAGAAAACGTTGTTTGTCAAATTGACTACTTTTGATCTAACTCTTTAAGTTTCTTGTTTAGTAGTTCAATAACCTGTGGTCTAACGTCATCACGTTTCAACCCAAAATCCAGTGTAGCTTCGATGTATCCGATTCTCGATCCGATATCATAACGTTTACCATCAACATCGTATGAAAACACCTTTTCTTCAGTCATCATACGTTTTATTGCATCAGTCAGTTGTATTTCTCCACCAGCTCCACGTTCTTGGTTCTCCAAGTATTTAAATATCGTTGGTGATAAGACATATCTCCCACCGATTGCACTTCTTGATGGAGCTACTTCAGGTTTTGGTTTTTCAACAACACTGCTTAATAGTGATAAACCTGGTTCTAACACAGATTCTGGCTTACATATACCGTATTTAGAGGTATCTTGTAAATCCACTTCCAGCGTTCCCAAGAAAGATCCGCCATATTGGTCATATTTATCGATTAATTGTCGTAGTACGGGTTTTTCATTGCCTACATACAAATCGTCTCCTAAAAGGAGTGCGAATGGTTCATTACCGATGAATGCTTTAGCACACAATACCGCATGGCCTAAGCCCAGTTGTTCTTTTTGACGAATATAGTGAATATTAGCCAAATTAGATACTCTTGTGACAATATTGAGTTCCTCAGTTTTGTTTTTTTCTTTTAAGATGCCTTCTAATTCTAAGTTGCGATCAAAGTGATCCATAATGGCATTTTTATTAGCACTAACAATAATCAAAATTTCTTCAATACCTGAAGCAATGGCTTCTTCTACAATATATTGGATTGTAGGGGTATCAATAATTGGAAACATTTCTTTTGCTAATGCTTTTGTTGCAGGTAAAAATCTTGTGCCATACCCTGCAGCTGGAA
Encoded here:
- the galU gene encoding UTP--glucose-1-phosphate uridylyltransferase GalU; its protein translation is MIKKAVIPAAGYGTRFLPATKALAKEMFPIIDTPTIQYIVEEAIASGIEEILIIVSANKNAIMDHFDRNLELEGILKEKNKTEELNIVTRVSNLANIHYIRQKEQLGLGHAVLCAKAFIGNEPFALLLGDDLYVGNEKPVLRQLIDKYDQYGGSFLGTLEVDLQDTSKYGICKPESVLEPGLSLLSSVVEKPKPEVAPSRSAIGGRYVLSPTIFKYLENQERGAGGEIQLTDAIKRMMTEEKVFSYDVDGKRYDIGSRIGYIEATLDFGLKRDDVRPQVIELLNKKLKELDQK
- a CDS encoding DEAD/DEAH box helicase, translated to MITFKDLDLLPDVQKAIDQLEFTHPTEIQAASIPVVRAGKDMIGQAQTGTGKTFSFAIPIVEKIDLDNPNIQALILLPTRELSLQVYAEFLKLIRYSRKIRATVVYGGQSIDRQIRSLKDRPQIIIGTPGRIIDHMNRGTLNFSDLQMLVMDEADEMLKMGFQEDLETILKDTPRERQTVLFSATMPPFIKKVASSYQKDPVHIKIEAKTLTVEKIKQVYYEVKKDYKDDLLVRLLDFYHFRSIIIFANTKKGVDDLVSYLQNLGYNADALHGDLKQLQRDRVMNAFRNNQVKILVATDVAARGLDINDVEAIINYDIPQELEVYVHRIGRTGRAGKSGYAITLSNAWNRRRIKELEYFTKQPLELKEIPSIDDIHAVKIKGIYNQIVDMITAKRENRYEIVIQKLLSDGYDGIDIINALMTLTIDETEKVYREIPADVKPRREFDSKSNGRREQNGAPRRPQSSNGTSGSGRVRDFVEYEINFGKQDQIRAVSLIDLFKKEADLYSGNIGDITIGDTKTVFQLNRMASNRILQLAGKKYKNKAIKLRKL